A single genomic interval of Spinacia oleracea cultivar Varoflay chromosome 6, BTI_SOV_V1, whole genome shotgun sequence harbors:
- the LOC130462980 gene encoding uncharacterized protein, producing the protein MASKKLHPYFLAHKLVVYTDQPLKQPLTKLDAAGRMLKWAIELNAFDISYEPRKAIKGQAFADFITEMTRPNFEKNVTTRWTVYVDGSSTQNGCGAGIICQSPEGDKYEYATRFNFQTSNNEAEYEALLAGIKMCKAAGAQEILALSDSQLIVSQVNGDYEARDPNMIKYMQAVHQEVEHLKSFEAKQIPRTENNQADALSKLASSASCDTPRHVFWKVKDKRSIEQELCAPIVAVLDRSSTWMDPIIGYKIDGTLPDDSSLATKIQKKSSWFEWWNGVLYKKSFSRPLLRCVTPEKGKEILDDLHQGLCSSHIGGRALAEKALRTGYYWPTLREDALAMVQKCDKCQRFAHLIHRPAQPLTPIMSPIPFAKWGMDLLGPYTAAPGGRRYVIVAVDYFTKCVTTAANGPNGVVVSLVTG; encoded by the exons ATGGCCAGCAAGAAGTTGCACCCTTATTTTCTGGCACACAAACTAGTGGTATACACAGACCAGCCTTTGAAACAACCCCTTACTAAGCTAGACGCTGCCGGACGAATGCTGAAATGGGCAATTGAGCTAAATGCATTTGATATCTCATACGAGCCTCGAAAAGCTATCAAGGGACAAGCATTTGCTGATTTCATTACAGAAATGACGAGGCcgaattttgaaaagaatgTGACGACTCGCTGGACAGTCTATGTAGATGGCTCGTCAACCCAGAACGGGTGTGGAGCCGGCATAATATGCCAGTCTCCTGAAGGAGACAAGTATGAATATGCCACGAGATTCAACTTCCAAACTTCCAACAATGAAGCAGAGTATGAAGCTTTATTAGCCGGTATAAAAATGTGCAAAGCCGCTGGAGCTCAAGAGATACTCGCCTTATCTGACTCTCAGCTCATTGTGAGCCAAGTAAATGGGGACTATGAGGCAAGGGACCCTAACATGATCAAATATATGCAGGCAGTGCATCAAGAAGTAGAACATCTAAAGAGCTTCGAAGCTAAGCAGATTCCCAGAACGGAGAACAATCAGGCCGATGCCCTGTCGAAACTAGCTAGCTCGGCTTCCTGTGATACTCCGCGCCACGTGTTTTGGAAAGTGAAGGATAAGCGAAGTATTGAGCAGGAATTGTGCGCTCCTATAGTAGCTGTCCTGGATCGGTCGTCAACATGGATGGACCCTATCATTGGTTACAAAATTGACGGTACGCTTCCAGACGATTCAAGTCTGGCCACCAAAATACAAAAGaagagttcttggtttgaatggtGGAATGGAGTTTTGTACAAAAAGTCATTTTCCAGACCTCTCCTGCGGTGCGTCACTCCtgagaaaggaaaggaaattcTAGACGATTTGCACCAAGGATTATGTAGCTCCCACATTGGAGGACGAGCCCTAGCAGAGAAAGCTTTGCGAACTGGTTATTATTGGCCCACTTTGAGAGAAGACGCCCTAGCCATGGTGCAAAAATGTGACAAGTGCCAACGGTTTGCTCATCTCATCCACAGGCCGGCCCAGCCACTCACTCCTATTATGAGTCCCATTCCGTTTGCCAAGTGGGGGATGGACCTGTTAGGACCATATACAGCGGCCCCTGGAGGCCGGCGCTATGTGATAGTTGCTGTtgattacttcaccaagtgTGTT ACAACGGCCGCTAATGGTCCTAATGGAGTAGTAGTCTctcttgtaaccggctaa